From Panulirus ornatus isolate Po-2019 chromosome 41, ASM3632096v1, whole genome shotgun sequence, one genomic window encodes:
- the LOC139761777 gene encoding uncharacterized protein produces MVFCRAYTIANGSTVVLKGRTVVPKGHNVVPKGRTVVLYGRICSNVVFKCSYLCAQGSYRCAQGSYRCAQGSYRCAQGSYRCAQGSYRCAQGSYRCAQGSYHCA; encoded by the coding sequence ATGGTCTTCTGTCGCGCTTATACCATAGCTAacggtagtaccgtcgtgctcaagggtcgtaccgtcgtgcctaagggtcataacgtcgtgcccaagggtcgtaccgtcgtgctttatgGTCGTATTTGtagtaacgttgtgttcaagtgttcgtacctctgtgctcaaggttcgtaccgctgtgctcaagggtcgtaccgctgtgctcaaggctcgtaccgctgtgctcaagggtcgtaccgctgtgctcaaggctcgtaccgctgtgctcaagggtcgtaccgctgtgctcaagggtcgtaccactgtgcttaa